The Methanolacinia petrolearia DSM 11571 genome has a segment encoding these proteins:
- a CDS encoding HAMP domain-containing sensor histidine kinase encodes MSFLQLLLIICILIVIPISLGLAYDSYKSVSEEYNSNFDLLKNNTEQSIIETLIVVDKGLTVYDEGLDDLMKKGFEPFLSAYDESEGDLSQVDLEAIREGLGEDYNLYVIDETHTITYTTMATDLGLNFSYLEDFSGFLDNVREGYSYVGDRVVKGIREEKTIRKYAYYPTPDHRYVLELSYDIDEDGPRKFLQYSRTIEELKGMNPYLTSVKLYDIFGYTIGEPDEPDKELRKFIINNVIGEKKSVTLEDSAKGTFTDYRLVNLYEDGIGSDTSLAIAFTYDENLLEDNIASAWYSDLLNIAGLSILLILILSIFCIAISRPLKYLVDDVDKIASGDLDHQIRTGRGGKEFAHLEASISNMVERLKKTISKVRESEELIKRQNDELETIVASRTKEALEKSNEANFYLDIITHDINNSNMAALGYAEIMLDLSKEEDRSIVKMLISAIHQNTDIIRNISLMRAMKNGEKDASLSPVNLDNIIRHAISLFPLKVAYEGTGLKVMADKLLEEVFTNILGNSIRHAGSDCEVRISVTESGDDVRICIADNGPGIPDDRKEECFNRYTKNLSGRTANGNGVGLFIVKTLVTERYGGSVEALDTVEGHPEKGLMICVTLRKA; translated from the coding sequence TTGTCTTTTTTGCAGCTTTTATTGATAATATGCATATTGATAGTCATTCCTATATCACTGGGCCTGGCATATGACAGCTACAAATCCGTATCCGAAGAATATAACTCCAATTTTGATCTCCTCAAAAACAACACTGAACAGAGTATAATCGAGACATTAATAGTAGTCGACAAGGGCCTGACGGTCTATGACGAAGGACTCGACGATCTGATGAAGAAAGGGTTCGAACCCTTCCTCAGTGCCTATGACGAATCGGAAGGGGATCTTTCGCAGGTAGATCTCGAAGCGATAAGGGAAGGGCTCGGTGAAGACTACAACCTGTACGTCATAGATGAAACCCATACAATAACTTATACCACAATGGCTACGGATCTCGGCCTCAACTTCTCTTACCTTGAAGACTTTTCAGGATTTCTCGATAACGTCCGCGAGGGTTATTCCTATGTTGGAGATCGGGTGGTTAAGGGAATACGCGAGGAGAAAACCATAAGAAAATACGCCTACTATCCCACCCCGGACCATAGATATGTGCTTGAGCTTTCCTATGATATCGATGAGGACGGCCCCAGAAAATTCCTGCAATACAGCAGGACCATCGAAGAGCTTAAAGGGATGAACCCCTATCTCACGTCCGTAAAACTGTACGATATATTCGGATACACAATCGGTGAGCCCGACGAACCGGATAAAGAGCTAAGAAAATTCATAATAAACAATGTTATCGGAGAAAAAAAGAGCGTCACTCTCGAAGACTCGGCAAAAGGGACATTTACCGATTACAGGCTGGTTAATCTCTACGAAGACGGGATCGGATCCGATACCAGCCTTGCAATCGCATTCACATATGATGAAAACCTGCTTGAAGACAACATAGCGTCGGCCTGGTATTCTGACCTCCTGAACATAGCAGGACTGAGTATTCTGCTTATCCTGATATTGAGCATATTCTGCATTGCCATATCGAGGCCGTTAAAATATCTTGTCGATGACGTTGACAAAATCGCATCGGGCGACCTCGATCACCAGATTCGCACAGGCAGGGGCGGAAAGGAGTTTGCGCACCTTGAGGCAAGCATCTCCAATATGGTAGAGCGTCTTAAGAAGACCATAAGCAAAGTCAGGGAGTCCGAAGAGCTCATAAAGAGACAGAATGACGAGCTCGAGACCATTGTCGCCTCAAGGACGAAAGAGGCGCTTGAAAAGAGCAATGAAGCAAACTTCTACCTTGATATAATCACGCACGACATAAACAACTCCAATATGGCAGCACTCGGTTATGCCGAGATAATGCTGGATCTCTCAAAGGAAGAGGACAGGAGTATAGTGAAGATGCTGATCAGCGCAATTCACCAGAATACCGATATAATCAGGAATATCTCGCTGATGAGGGCAATGAAGAACGGTGAAAAGGATGCCAGCCTTTCGCCGGTGAATCTCGATAATATAATCAGGCACGCCATCTCCCTCTTCCCGCTAAAAGTGGCCTACGAAGGCACCGGCCTGAAGGTTATGGCCGACAAACTGCTCGAGGAGGTGTTTACAAACATCCTCGGAAACAGCATAAGGCATGCAGGATCCGATTGCGAAGTTCGGATCTCTGTCACGGAGTCAGGCGATGACGTAAGGATCTGCATTGCAGACAACGGGCCTGGAATTCCTGACGACAGGAAGGAGGAATGCTTCAACAGGTATACGAAGAACCTTTCGGGAAGGACGGCAAACGGCAACGGAGTCGGGCTTTTCATTGTAAAGACACTTGTAACCGAAAGATACGGGGGAAGTGTCGAGGCACTCGATACAGTCGAAGGGCATCCCGAAAAAGGGCTTATGATCTGCGTAACCCTCAGGAAGGCATAA
- a CDS encoding methyl-accepting chemotaxis protein: MVRESFNNQEYTLQLLYENPLPMVIFDTGGRIVDFNRAFIDFSGYGDDRLGGMHVSEFRTVNHGGEGFSACLEKRSGVRLFEDMELPSGLKYADVRFTPVKDGKGDIEYIFGVYIDKSKIISRNKYMSKFISKTVSNLSLLAEGNTGFDLEVPPAGDQTEELRANFLKINDQLKLAKEAIDSMIDESARLSEAGINGNLSYRADASKFRGGFATVIGGFNETLDAVVFPVRETVRIANAFAKKDFSRRFSEQIIVGGDFAGLKAALNGTGAEIGESLSEIRESVRVLEEYVRGTSENVNDVAGATEKVAIKNRESAENSEKQLEAVERVGREIEDLSASVEEIASNAAEVRDVAQRVIATGDEAKNLGSEADARMNAVERLSQECVENIGRLNTRMLEINDIVKLISDISSQTNMLALNAAIEAARAGEHGRGFAVVAQEVKNLAGESKTAAARISGLIDEIKSESDVTTRSMETSYNEISEAIASVEKTIESLNGIVNLANEASVGVIEIAKASEMQSNATASVMGSMEQTTGMNRENMERIIQVASLSEDVSASIEEIGMGTAELSDMAKNLRNILEEYRF; this comes from the coding sequence ATGGTCAGGGAATCTTTCAATAATCAGGAATATACGCTCCAGCTGCTGTATGAAAATCCTCTTCCGATGGTTATTTTTGATACGGGCGGTAGAATAGTCGATTTTAACCGGGCCTTCATAGATTTCTCCGGGTATGGCGATGATCGCCTCGGGGGAATGCATGTATCCGAATTCAGGACTGTAAATCATGGAGGAGAAGGATTTTCAGCCTGCCTTGAAAAGAGAAGCGGGGTCCGCTTGTTTGAGGATATGGAACTTCCTTCAGGGCTTAAATACGCCGACGTCAGGTTCACCCCGGTGAAGGACGGTAAAGGGGATATAGAGTATATCTTTGGCGTATATATTGACAAATCTAAGATAATCTCCCGCAACAAGTACATGTCGAAGTTCATCTCGAAGACAGTATCCAATCTCTCCCTGCTTGCGGAAGGCAATACCGGCTTCGACCTGGAGGTCCCGCCTGCCGGCGATCAGACTGAAGAACTACGGGCAAACTTCCTGAAGATAAACGATCAGCTGAAACTTGCCAAAGAGGCGATAGATTCCATGATCGACGAATCCGCCCGGCTGTCTGAGGCGGGTATAAACGGAAACCTCTCCTACAGGGCCGATGCGTCAAAGTTCAGGGGCGGGTTTGCCACAGTGATAGGGGGCTTCAACGAAACTCTTGATGCCGTTGTATTCCCTGTTCGCGAGACGGTAAGGATCGCAAACGCCTTCGCAAAAAAGGACTTTTCCAGGCGTTTCAGCGAGCAGATCATCGTCGGCGGTGATTTTGCCGGCCTCAAGGCCGCACTGAACGGGACCGGAGCCGAGATCGGCGAATCGCTGTCTGAAATCCGGGAATCGGTCCGGGTTCTCGAGGAGTATGTCCGCGGAACTTCGGAGAACGTGAACGATGTTGCCGGAGCAACCGAAAAGGTCGCGATCAAAAATCGCGAGTCCGCCGAAAATTCCGAAAAGCAGCTTGAAGCCGTCGAAAGGGTGGGCCGCGAGATCGAGGACCTTTCTGCCTCGGTGGAGGAGATCGCTTCCAATGCGGCGGAGGTCAGAGATGTGGCTCAAAGGGTCATCGCCACCGGGGATGAGGCGAAAAATCTCGGCAGCGAGGCCGATGCGAGGATGAATGCGGTCGAGAGGCTTTCTCAGGAATGTGTTGAGAACATCGGCAGGCTGAACACCAGGATGCTTGAGATTAACGACATAGTCAAGCTGATATCCGATATTTCGAGCCAGACGAATATGCTCGCGCTGAATGCGGCGATAGAGGCTGCACGTGCCGGCGAGCACGGCAGGGGATTTGCGGTGGTCGCACAGGAGGTCAAGAATCTGGCGGGCGAATCCAAGACTGCAGCAGCAAGGATTTCCGGTCTTATCGATGAGATAAAGAGCGAAAGCGACGTTACGACAAGATCGATGGAGACCTCCTACAATGAGATTTCGGAGGCGATTGCGAGTGTCGAAAAGACGATTGAGTCCTTGAACGGCATAGTAAACCTTGCAAACGAGGCCTCTGTAGGTGTGATCGAGATCGCGAAGGCATCGGAGATGCAGTCGAACGCCACCGCATCGGTCATGGGCTCTATGGAGCAGACTACCGGAATGAACAGGGAGAACATGGAGAGGATCATCCAGGTCGCCTCCCTCAGTGAGGACGTTTCCGCATCAATTGAAGAGATCGGGATGGGAACCGCCGAACTCTCGGATATGGCGAAAAATCTCAGGAATATTCTCGAGGAGTACCGGTTTTAG
- the thsA gene encoding thermosome subunit alpha — protein MAANLGGQPIFILKEGSQRTRGRDAQSGNIAAAKAVASAVRTTLGPKGMDKMLVDTIGDVVITNDGVTILKEMDIEHPAAKMMVEVAKTQDDEVGDGTTTAVVVAGELLKRAEELLDQDVHPTVIAHGYRLAADKAQELIKELAIDVKPTDKKMLTKIADTAMTGKGAEAAKDKLTELVVKAITMIADEDGTVDTDFVKVEKKVGGTIEDSEIIEGVVIDKERVHPGMPKKIENAKILLLNAPVEFKKTEVDAEISITSPDQLQMFLDEEEKMIKTIVEKIVKSGANVLVCQKGIDDIAQHYLAKAGVLAVRRVKKSDLTKLSRATGATVISSIDAIDAAELGKAGLVEEKKVGGEEMIFVTECDNPKACTLIVRGGTEHVVDELDRALEDALRVVGVAVEDKKFVAGGGSPEVELSLRLREFAASQEGRSQLAIEAFANALEIIPRTLAENAGLDPIDMLVELRSEHENGKKTAGLNVFEAKAVDMLKAGVVEPMRVKTQAIASAAEAAVMILRIDDVIAASKMGGGAPGPEDMEGMGGMGGMGGMPPMM, from the coding sequence ATGGCAGCAAATCTTGGAGGACAGCCTATCTTTATCCTTAAGGAAGGCAGCCAGCGTACACGCGGCCGCGACGCCCAGAGCGGGAACATCGCAGCTGCTAAAGCTGTTGCAAGTGCAGTAAGAACAACACTCGGACCAAAGGGCATGGACAAGATGCTCGTCGACACCATCGGTGACGTGGTAATCACGAACGACGGTGTGACCATCCTCAAAGAGATGGACATCGAGCACCCGGCCGCAAAGATGATGGTCGAGGTCGCAAAGACCCAGGACGACGAGGTAGGAGACGGAACCACAACCGCAGTCGTTGTTGCAGGCGAACTGCTCAAGAGAGCAGAGGAGCTTCTCGACCAGGACGTTCACCCCACGGTCATCGCACACGGGTACAGGCTCGCAGCAGACAAGGCACAGGAACTCATCAAGGAACTCGCAATCGATGTCAAGCCAACCGACAAGAAGATGCTTACAAAGATTGCAGACACCGCAATGACAGGCAAGGGAGCAGAGGCCGCAAAGGACAAGCTCACCGAGCTCGTCGTCAAGGCAATCACGATGATCGCCGATGAGGACGGAACCGTCGACACCGATTTCGTAAAAGTCGAGAAGAAGGTCGGCGGCACAATCGAGGACTCGGAGATTATCGAGGGAGTCGTAATCGACAAGGAGCGTGTCCACCCCGGCATGCCGAAGAAGATCGAAAACGCAAAGATCCTTCTCCTCAATGCACCGGTCGAGTTCAAGAAGACTGAAGTCGACGCAGAGATCTCGATTACATCGCCCGACCAGCTTCAGATGTTCCTCGACGAGGAAGAGAAGATGATCAAGACGATCGTAGAGAAGATCGTCAAATCAGGCGCAAACGTTCTCGTCTGCCAGAAGGGAATCGACGACATCGCACAGCACTACCTCGCAAAGGCAGGAGTCCTTGCAGTACGCCGTGTCAAGAAGTCGGACCTGACAAAGCTCTCACGCGCAACAGGCGCAACCGTCATCTCATCGATCGATGCAATCGATGCAGCAGAACTCGGTAAGGCAGGACTTGTCGAGGAGAAGAAGGTCGGCGGCGAAGAGATGATCTTCGTTACAGAGTGCGACAACCCGAAGGCATGCACACTTATCGTCCGCGGCGGAACGGAACACGTTGTAGATGAGCTGGACCGTGCACTCGAGGACGCACTCCGTGTAGTCGGCGTTGCAGTAGAGGACAAGAAGTTCGTTGCAGGCGGCGGATCACCCGAGGTAGAACTCTCGCTCAGGCTCCGTGAATTTGCGGCATCACAGGAAGGCCGTTCACAGCTTGCAATCGAGGCATTCGCGAACGCACTTGAGATCATCCCGAGGACACTTGCAGAGAACGCAGGTCTCGACCCGATCGACATGCTCGTCGAACTCCGCTCGGAGCACGAGAACGGAAAGAAAACAGCCGGTCTCAATGTATTCGAGGCAAAGGCAGTCGATATGCTCAAGGCAGGCGTAGTCGAACCCATGCGTGTAAAGACCCAGGCAATTGCATCGGCCGCAGAGGCCGCAGTCATGATCCTCAGGATCGACGATGTCATCGCTGCATCCAAGATGGGCGGCGGCGCACCAGGCCCCGAGGATATGGAAGGCATGGGCGGTATGGGTGGAATGGGCGGCATGCCCCCCATGATGTAA
- a CDS encoding methanogenesis marker 12 protein, translated as MYIGIDHGTTAIRFACETGHFKISREDAREFKFSDLERLCPVDEIDGISVCYSMGDGISAITSIGKVENRGVVSREGAGEHIGGGTRVYDEVAGSGVPAVVIPGIHRGSPTDPRFKAYSHQTSPEKIGIAYQVFLDHGGDFVVADVSSNTVTMLVSGGKIVGAFDACIFSPGTKHGALDVDAIRKIDNGEWSANEAFLHAGVGESLPADVRKSALAMFTAMECASMKLLNRDAKVALAGSMAPAIAAEVEALLQEKIFVYDEWCASIGLWKIAKEVFERKEGVLGLELDL; from the coding sequence ATGTATATAGGAATAGATCACGGGACGACGGCGATACGGTTTGCCTGTGAAACAGGCCATTTCAAAATATCCCGTGAGGATGCGAGGGAATTCAAATTCAGCGACCTGGAAAGGCTTTGCCCTGTCGATGAGATTGACGGAATATCCGTCTGCTATTCGATGGGCGACGGAATATCGGCCATAACCTCCATCGGAAAGGTAGAGAACAGGGGCGTTGTCTCCAGGGAGGGTGCAGGCGAGCATATCGGCGGCGGAACGAGGGTATACGACGAGGTTGCCGGATCAGGCGTTCCTGCGGTTGTAATTCCGGGAATACACCGGGGATCGCCCACCGACCCCAGGTTCAAGGCGTATTCGCACCAGACCAGCCCTGAAAAGATCGGCATCGCATACCAGGTCTTCCTCGATCACGGCGGCGATTTCGTTGTCGCGGACGTGAGTTCGAATACCGTGACGATGCTTGTTTCGGGCGGAAAGATCGTCGGTGCATTCGATGCCTGCATCTTCTCTCCGGGAACGAAACATGGTGCGCTCGACGTCGATGCGATAAGAAAGATCGACAACGGCGAATGGTCGGCAAACGAGGCGTTCCTCCATGCCGGTGTCGGGGAGTCTCTTCCTGCTGACGTGAGAAAAAGCGCCCTTGCGATGTTTACGGCGATGGAATGTGCCTCGATGAAACTTTTAAACAGGGATGCAAAAGTCGCACTCGCAGGCTCGATGGCCCCGGCAATTGCTGCTGAGGTCGAGGCACTCCTGCAGGAGAAGATCTTTGTCTATGACGAGTGGTGCGCATCGATCGGCCTCTGGAAGATTGCAAAAGAGGTATTCGAGAGGAAAGAAGGAGTCCTCGGACTGGAACTGGATCTCTGA
- a CDS encoding CPBP family intramembrane glutamic endopeptidase gives MNILSTPPESVRFTGILVLVLVFALAPVFGFFAGDGSPAGEFLGASATLAPFVILAIAAYLSMNKRMDMLKYPAYAILLGIILATAFISFFFGLISILPADIVFSEEFDPGAFDAIADTGILGKIALLFLGCAGAAIFSLIPLLKTVRVKLASRLDFDPFCRVHIIALVAIFAVTIIPLVPVSVAGVPPYLSPAFMEIIKNDAAFLEGTVAVDIYTLFWTILASFAIVGLFTKRNFKEALQRLGLSEPGAKEVLIAIGAALSLIVVFYAVDAIIALIWNAAGWPLTDSDAFEAFLVPYMTLPGIVIASVCAGFGEEISVRGVLQPRFGIILPAMLFASLHAFQYNWDGIISVFIAGLIFGIIRQRYSTTVSAITHTTYDFVLFLGLLLGFNVI, from the coding sequence GTGAATATTCTATCCACTCCACCGGAATCCGTAAGATTTACAGGAATCCTGGTACTGGTACTCGTATTCGCACTGGCCCCTGTGTTTGGCTTTTTTGCGGGAGACGGCTCTCCGGCCGGTGAATTCCTCGGGGCATCTGCAACCCTTGCTCCGTTCGTGATACTCGCGATTGCCGCCTATCTTTCGATGAACAAACGCATGGATATGCTGAAATATCCGGCATATGCGATCCTTCTCGGAATAATACTGGCTACAGCCTTCATATCGTTCTTCTTCGGCCTGATCTCGATACTGCCGGCAGACATTGTCTTCTCCGAAGAATTCGATCCCGGAGCCTTTGACGCCATAGCAGATACGGGTATCCTCGGGAAGATCGCTCTCCTCTTCCTTGGCTGTGCAGGAGCGGCGATCTTCTCCCTTATCCCGCTTCTAAAAACGGTCCGCGTAAAGCTTGCCTCAAGACTCGACTTCGATCCCTTCTGCCGGGTGCATATCATCGCACTGGTGGCGATCTTTGCCGTAACAATAATCCCCCTTGTCCCGGTTTCGGTTGCGGGAGTCCCGCCATACCTGTCCCCGGCTTTTATGGAGATAATAAAAAATGATGCTGCATTCCTCGAAGGGACTGTTGCGGTCGATATTTATACGCTTTTCTGGACGATTCTTGCCTCATTTGCAATCGTCGGCCTTTTCACGAAGAGGAATTTTAAGGAGGCATTGCAGAGGCTCGGCCTTTCAGAACCCGGCGCAAAGGAGGTCCTAATTGCAATCGGTGCAGCACTTTCCCTGATCGTGGTTTTTTATGCGGTCGATGCCATAATCGCATTAATCTGGAATGCAGCCGGCTGGCCTCTCACTGATTCCGACGCCTTCGAAGCGTTTCTCGTCCCTTACATGACTCTCCCGGGTATAGTAATCGCTTCGGTCTGTGCGGGATTCGGCGAGGAGATCTCGGTAAGAGGCGTTCTTCAGCCGAGATTCGGAATAATACTACCGGCTATGCTCTTCGCCTCCCTTCATGCATTCCAGTACAACTGGGACGGAATCATATCGGTTTTCATCGCCGGACTGATCTTCGGCATAATCAGGCAGCGCTACAGCACGACCGTCAGTGCAATAACGCATACGACATACGATTTCGTGCTCTTCCTGGGGCTTCTCCTGGGATTTAATGTAATTTAA
- a CDS encoding DUF368 domain-containing protein encodes MGICDIIPGVSGGTMALITGIYERLVRAIGNIGPSPAKYLLKGDVKSAMEEFGKFDPIFLVVLVAGIGTSFLAMSNIILVLLNDYAVQTFSFFFGLIVASAVVLFLIIEEDSRDKRAAAFLLIGAAAGFILAGLNPASLGHSLPVLFLSGMAALCAMILPGISGSYIMLVLGQYEYMLSVIKSLSFVEIATYVAGGVIGLLLFSRLLKYLLKTHHTAMIAFLTGLMLGSARLLFDKITAAGGTIGSAFLFVAAGAVVIIIMELAKRFFSDREQKAEN; translated from the coding sequence ATGGGAATCTGCGACATCATTCCCGGTGTATCCGGCGGAACGATGGCGCTAATCACCGGGATATACGAACGCCTGGTAAGGGCCATCGGAAACATCGGCCCTTCTCCTGCAAAGTACCTGCTTAAGGGCGATGTCAAGTCGGCAATGGAGGAGTTTGGAAAGTTCGATCCCATATTTCTGGTCGTGCTTGTTGCCGGTATCGGGACCTCCTTTCTCGCGATGTCGAACATCATCCTCGTGCTTCTCAATGATTATGCGGTGCAGACGTTCTCGTTCTTCTTCGGGCTCATCGTCGCATCGGCTGTAGTATTGTTCCTTATAATCGAGGAGGACTCGAGGGACAAACGGGCCGCCGCATTCCTTCTCATAGGAGCCGCTGCAGGATTCATTCTTGCAGGCTTAAACCCGGCATCGCTCGGCCATTCGCTTCCGGTTCTCTTTCTCTCCGGGATGGCGGCGCTTTGTGCGATGATCCTCCCCGGGATCTCCGGTTCGTACATCATGCTCGTCCTCGGCCAGTACGAATACATGCTCAGCGTGATAAAATCGCTCTCATTCGTTGAGATAGCAACATATGTCGCCGGCGGCGTAATCGGGCTGCTCCTCTTCTCGCGTCTGCTGAAATACCTGCTCAAGACACACCATACCGCAATGATAGCTTTTCTGACCGGACTTATGCTCGGGTCGGCAAGACTGCTCTTCGACAAGATTACTGCCGCAGGCGGGACGATCGGATCTGCGTTTCTCTTCGTTGCGGCAGGCGCAGTCGTAATTATCATAATGGAGCTCGCCAAGAGATTTTTTTCAGATCGCGAGCAAAAAGCGGAAAATTAA
- a CDS encoding sensor histidine kinase, producing MARRDFSFYYRLLTFIIILTVPLISGLFYLSVIDVSNDYKEKYAFLQENTEENIINAVKTVDQGLAIYDMGLDEEMKRSFAIFLGAYNESGGSPGDMDLESLKEELGERYDLYIIDGKNVIAYTTNEIDLGLDFSNSGSFTEFLDQTRNGDSFVGDRISKGVRDIENIRKYAYYPTPDHKYILELSYAIKKEDARFLLRYGNTVDQLRPLNPYLESIDLYEVLGNLIGDSSETEPEMKALVKEEVIGKKSDYVIRDDEAGTATVIRYVDLSRPESGADMSLAIAFIYDEKMLNDEINSVVLFQLGIYAIFVALFFTLLIVLTKTFTKPIRDIVEDVDAIAGGDYDHEIRSSGVREFSQLEESISNMVEKIVGALDEKTVLLHELHHRVKNNLQIISGIIQLQSGSVGDTAAKEALLMCENRIRAIASVHESLYRADDISSVNSKEHFTSLAFNIIQSLCDYEDCRVNLELDIENHRLPIDLVIPLSLVINEILSNSVKYAFAGRESGTIGIRFRLRDGRILLDVWDDGIGLPEDYEKHRQGSLGLTIVKRLIRDQLKGTMTVNTERGTWYSFDIPGDI from the coding sequence ATGGCAAGGAGAGATTTTTCATTTTATTACCGCCTGCTGACCTTTATTATCATTCTTACGGTCCCTCTGATATCCGGGCTGTTTTACCTGAGCGTGATCGATGTCTCCAACGACTATAAGGAAAAATACGCTTTTTTACAGGAAAATACTGAAGAAAACATAATTAATGCCGTTAAAACCGTCGACCAGGGCTTAGCGATATACGACATGGGCCTCGATGAAGAGATGAAGAGATCATTTGCAATATTTCTCGGGGCTTACAACGAATCCGGCGGCAGCCCGGGAGATATGGATCTCGAATCCCTTAAAGAAGAACTCGGCGAAAGGTACGATCTCTACATAATTGACGGGAAAAACGTTATTGCATATACGACAAACGAGATCGACCTGGGGCTGGATTTTTCTAATTCCGGCAGTTTCACCGAATTCCTTGATCAAACCAGAAACGGGGATTCTTTTGTCGGCGACAGGATCTCAAAGGGAGTCAGGGATATTGAAAACATCCGGAAATATGCATATTACCCGACGCCCGACCACAAATACATCCTCGAACTGTCTTACGCAATAAAAAAGGAGGATGCAAGGTTCCTGCTCAGGTACGGGAATACGGTAGATCAACTGAGGCCTTTAAACCCTTATCTTGAATCGATCGACCTCTACGAGGTCCTCGGAAACCTGATCGGGGACAGCAGTGAGACCGAACCGGAGATGAAGGCCCTGGTAAAGGAGGAGGTGATCGGGAAGAAATCCGATTACGTCATCAGGGATGACGAGGCAGGTACAGCCACCGTAATCAGGTATGTCGATCTTTCCAGGCCGGAGAGCGGTGCGGATATGAGCCTTGCTATAGCGTTCATCTACGATGAAAAGATGCTCAATGACGAGATCAACTCCGTCGTATTGTTTCAGCTCGGGATCTATGCGATCTTTGTTGCGCTCTTCTTCACACTTCTGATCGTCCTTACGAAGACGTTTACAAAACCGATACGTGATATTGTCGAAGACGTCGATGCCATCGCAGGAGGTGATTACGATCACGAGATTCGTTCTTCCGGTGTCAGGGAGTTCTCGCAGCTTGAAGAGAGCATCTCCAACATGGTCGAAAAGATTGTCGGGGCACTAGATGAAAAGACCGTCCTGCTCCATGAACTGCACCACAGGGTCAAGAACAATCTCCAGATCATATCAGGCATCATCCAGCTTCAGTCAGGGAGTGTCGGGGACACGGCTGCAAAAGAAGCCCTTTTAATGTGCGAAAACAGGATCAGGGCAATTGCCTCAGTGCACGAATCGCTCTACAGGGCGGATGACATCTCGTCGGTCAACTCAAAAGAGCACTTTACATCCCTTGCCTTCAATATCATCCAGTCCCTCTGCGATTACGAAGATTGCAGGGTAAACCTTGAGCTCGACATCGAAAACCACAGGCTCCCGATAGATCTCGTAATACCGTTAAGCCTTGTCATCAATGAAATCCTCTCCAACTCAGTCAAATACGCCTTTGCCGGGAGGGAGAGCGGAACAATTGGTATCAGGTTCAGGCTGAGAGATGGACGTATTCTTCTTGACGTATGGGACGACGGGATCGGCCTTCCGGAGGACTATGAAAAACACAGGCAGGGGTCGCTCGGGCTGACTATTGTCAAGAGGCTTATCAGGGACCAGCTGAAAGGAACGATGACCGTGAACACGGAAAGGGGAACGTGGTATTCCTTTGATATTCCCGGGGATATCTAA
- the upp gene encoding uracil phosphoribosyltransferase has protein sequence MPSCTVNHPLVAHKLSLLRDISTNSKDFRDLIRELTMYLTYEATRDWELEKTSVRTWEGRDVEAFRAKGIDPTIVPIFRAGIGMQEGFLQVIPTATISYIGFYRDEETLLPQMYYAKLASRITERKVYILDPMLATGGTTSAVCSYLKKHGCTDIKVLCILAAPEGLAKMDEDHPDVSILPAAIDSHLNEKGYIIPGLGDAGDRLFGTK, from the coding sequence ATGCCTTCCTGCACGGTCAACCATCCCCTTGTGGCCCATAAACTGAGCCTTTTGAGGGATATCAGCACAAATTCAAAGGATTTCAGGGACCTGATAAGGGAGCTGACGATGTATCTCACCTACGAGGCGACGAGAGACTGGGAGCTCGAGAAGACCAGTGTCCGGACGTGGGAGGGAAGAGATGTCGAGGCGTTCAGGGCGAAAGGCATCGATCCGACGATCGTCCCCATATTCCGTGCAGGCATCGGTATGCAGGAGGGTTTTCTGCAGGTAATTCCGACGGCAACGATAAGTTATATCGGATTTTACCGTGATGAAGAGACACTTTTGCCGCAGATGTACTACGCAAAGCTTGCATCGAGGATAACAGAGAGGAAGGTCTACATCCTCGACCCGATGCTTGCGACAGGCGGAACCACGTCTGCCGTATGTTCATATCTCAAGAAGCACGGGTGCACGGACATCAAGGTGCTCTGTATTCTTGCGGCGCCCGAGGGCCTGGCGAAGATGGATGAAGACCATCCCGATGTCAGCATCCTCCCGGCCGCAATCGATTCGCACCTGAACGAGAAGGGGTATATCATACCCGGCCTCGGCGATGCGGGCGACCGTCTCTTCGGGACGAAATAA